The Treponema phagedenis DNA segment TTATGGGTATCTTGTATTCGGGCGGGGATACAAGGCATCCTCTATATGTATGATTGCGGTTTGCTATGAATACCCTGAATATTTTTTTAAGTGCGCTAAAGTTTTTCAATATTCCGTCCGATAATAAAAAAGGAAGATTGCAAGCTACAGTGATGAACGGAGATAAAAGAATAAAGACAGTATTATATGCTATCATATTTTTTGTTTTTACCTCCGCAATCTTTGCCGAAGGAGATTATGTTTCCGCATTGGATACGGCAGAAAAGCTGAATACCTTTTTAAGCTGGGATCCGCTTTCAGAAGATTTTTATTTTTCTAAAAGCGGGCATCGTGCACAGTGCAGGGTTGGATTGCCAATGATGCTTTTGAGCGGAAAAGAGCTGGTTTTTATTGCTCCGCCTAAAATCATCAACTCGGTTTTAAGTATTAGCAAAGAAACCGCTATTCGCCTGGAAAGCTTTTTCGGGTATTCTCTTGAGCAGCCGATTTATCGAATTGGAGCTATTTTAATTGATCCCGGGCACGGAGGAAAGGATCCGGGAACACACGGCTCGTATACGGAAAATGGCAAAACGATTGTTGTAAAGGAAAAAGATATAACGCTTAAAACATCAAAAGAGCTGTATGAACTTTTGAAAGTGCGGTACCCCGATAAAAAAATTTTGATGACGAGGTATGATGACTCTTTTCCTACATTGGATGAGCGGGTAGAAATGGCAAACAGCGTGAAGCTTAATAAGTATGAGGCAATACTGTATATTTCTGTCCATGCAAACTATTCATGGAATAGCAAGGCGTCCGGGTTTGAAGTTTGGTATCTGCCGCCTGAGTATCGGAGAGAAGTGATAAGCAAAGACGCTGTTTCAAAAGAGATTTTCCCCATTGTGAACTCTATGCTTGAAGAGGAATTTACGATGGAAAGCATTATGATTGCCCAAAGCATACTTGACGGGTTAGATGCAAGTATTGGCAAGCAAAGTAAAAAAAGAGGCATAATGGAGCAAGCATGGTTCGTTGTGCGGAATGCAAAAATGCCAAGTGTTTTAATAGAGCTTGGGTTTGTCAGCAATCCTACAGAGGTGCGTTTGTTAAATACTCCCTCGTACTTGAAAAAATGCGCGGAAGGTATATATAATGGCTTAGTGTCATTTATAACCCATTTTGAAGGTTCGGGAGGTTTTACCGGTGAAGGCCGGAAAAAATTATGATTTTTTTTAATAAAACGCGGATAATTTGCTGGAGCATTCTCGGAATACTGATAATTGTGCTGAGTCTCGGATATGTTACGGGAACGAAGAGGGTGCGGTACCTTCTTTTTTTCCAAAATTTAAGAAACGGAAACATTTCTTGTGAACAAAGATATGTGCCTGTACAGAAATTTGAAGATCCGGTAACCGCACTGGTTTCCGAATTATTACTTGGACCGCAAAATCATGATTTTTTGAGATTTGCGGATCCTGAAACACAAGCGAACAGCTGCTTTGTACGAGGATCGGATTTGTACCTTGATTTACCTGCATCAATTCTTGCACCGAAGATCAAAACACCCGATTTTCATACCGTGTACGAATTGCTGAAAAAAAACATTTTTCTTAATTGCAAAAATGTCAAACAGCTTTACCTTTATATTGACGGTAGGGCTGCGTATGAAACTGCCTATAATACGGAAGAGTAAAAATATAAAAAAGTATGTTGACAAAATGGTATTCTTCCGTATACTGTATATAGGGCTAACTTAAGTGCGAAAAGGAGCATTTAGAATGAAAAGAACATTTATACTTGGTGCAATCGCATTATTATTTTCAGGTGCAATTGCTGTCGCAGAACAGGCAACTCTTATTGACTTCGGGAAACTGAATGCCGATATTGTTCCGGACAAAAATGGTAACATGACTCAGAACCGCCGAACTATTATGGACTACGGTGCTGTTGCAGGAGCTTCGTATACCGATGAGCAGAAAGCAGCGATGAGATCATCGTTAGCAATCGGTCAGTGGGAAGTTATATTAAACTCTTCCTCGAAGAATCCTGTTTCCGTAGCGGTATCGCATGCGGTAGAGGCTCCGGTAAGTGAAGAAGCTAAAAGCTTTGCCGGAGAAAGGTTGCTTGGTGTGCGCGTTGAATTTCCGACTTGGAATAATAATGCAAATGCTGTGATTAAACCTGCCTTCCTGATTCCTGCCTATGAAACGATGACACAGGTTGATGATGAAGGAAATCTTCAGGAACCCAGTGAAGAAGATAAAGCTTCCGGAAAGGGTCGGTTTGAAGACGGCTACGGGGCTGTAAATAACGTTGGTGTAATTAAATCCATTGCCGTTAATACTTATGGATTGAATTTCCCGCACGGTTTATTTGTTTTGCTCAGAGATCAAAACAACGAAGTTCACCGCCATTTTATGGGATATCTTCTCTTTGACGGTTGGAAAGAACTTGTGTGGAACAACCCGCAATACATTACCGATGTAAAGAGCAGAGAAGTTCGTTTATATCCTGTATATCCGCTGGCTATGCCGCGAGTAACCTTTGACGGTTTCTTAATCACCAGAGATGCAGCGCATGATGGAGGTCCGTATATCGGTTATTTTAAAGACGTCAAAGTTATTTATGACAAAGCAGTATTAAATACCGCTCGCGACTTTGCAGATGAGGATATCTGGGGAATTCAGACTGCTCGCGAAATGGAGCGTAAAAAGATTGAAGTTGCTCGTTTTGGACAAAAACAAGTGCTTAACTATCTTGAGCAGCAAAAAATGGCTACCGAAACAGGTTTTGCTCCTTCCGAGGGATCAGAAGCAGCTCGTGAACAGGGTGGACAAGCAGAAGCTGCAGCAGCAGAGTAACTGAGTTGCACATATCGTAATTTATTATTATGACAATGTTTAAAACCGAGCCGTACAAACCAGTATAGCTCGGTTTTAATTTTTATTTAGGAAGTGCTATTATAAATTATGAGCAATACAAATCCACCTGATCTTCCTCCAAAGAAAGAGCTTAAAAAGTTATATACCGGTTATATACCACATTTCAGTATTTTATTGGACCGTTTGGAAGAACATCTAAAAGTATTGGTGAAAATCTCTACTACACCCTCATATAAAACAAGAATTAAGACCTTTGAAAGCTATTATCGTAAACTTCTGAAATTTCCTCAGTATGCAGAAAATACAAATTTTCCCGTATTGACAGATTTACTTGGAATACGGATTATTTGCTCATTTTTGCAAAATTTAACAGAAGTTGAAGAAATCTTACGGCAGTATTTCAGTATTATTGAAGTTGAGCGAAAGGGTGCGGACAGAACGTTTAGAGAATTCGGATATGAATCAACCCATATTCTTATAGAAATACCTGCAGAGTTTCGAGTCGGTTTAACTTTGCCAAAACGACTTATCCTTGAGGTACAAATAAGAACTATTTTGCAAGATGCATGGGCTGAAGTTGAACACGAACTTGTTTATAAATCGGAATTTTCACCTTTTGATTTACCCTTAAAGCGAAAGCTTGCTTCAATAAATGCGAGTCTAAGCCTTGCGGATATCATTTTTCAGGAAATTCGAGACTATCAGAATAAACTGAACGCCGAACTTGACAAACGAAGAGAGGACTTTTATCACAAGGCGGATGTTTTCACACAGAGTATTGTTTTGCCTACTGTAAAAACGGATTCTTTAAGCCAAATAACAGATACGGATATTAACAATGGGGATCTTAATCGTCTGGAAACTATTGATGACTTGATTTTATCCGCAATTGAAGCACATAATAAAATGAATTTTGAAAAAGCTACCGCTATTTATACAAAAATCTTAGAGAAAACTCCAAACGACATAGTTATGGCGGTTGTATATAAGCATCGAGGAATGGCTTTCTTTGCTCAAGGAGATTATCAAAGAGCATATAGTGATTTTATGGAAAGCATTGCACATAATCCTGATAATTTCCGGATTTATTATTATACGGGGATTGTTTTAAGTATTATGGGGGAGGATGCAAAAGCCATTGATTTTTTTGATCAATCAATATCTTTAAATCAATATCAGTCTCATGTGTATTTTCGAAGAGCTTTAGCGAAATATCGATTAAATCGATACGAAGCAGCTTTAAAAGATCTTGATATTTCGGTTTCGCGCGGATTTAGTGCCGATGAAGAAAAAAAATTACGTGCGGCTATTGCAAAAAAGCTTGATATGGAGTAATGTATACAACAACTTATAATTTCAAGTTACATAAATCATCGTATGGATAACTAAAGATTATCCATTCAATTAAATTTAACAAAGCGATACAAACAGTTTTATTTTTAAGTAAATTTGGAGGTTAGTGTGAGTAACAGTGCATCTGCAACAAAGCGACATAAGCAAAGCGAAGTTCGGCGCATTAAAAATAGGGCGGTAAAATCTGCCGCACGAACGTGCGCAAAAAAATATCTTGTGGCTGTCGGAGAAAAAGACGCGGAAAAAGCTCAAGGGCTATTACGAGATTTAACAAAGCAGCTTGATACCGCAGCACGAAAAGGCATCATTAGCAAAAATGCTGCTGCAAGAAAAAAATCCCGCATGCAAAAATTTTATAACATTTCTTTTGCATAATAATTAAGAGATTTTAAGAAACCGTTTTTGACTAAAAACGGTTTCAGATCCTGCCTCTTGTATGAAAAAACAAAAACAAACCCGAGCATCATTAACGGATTTAATATATAGAAAATTCGGCTATGATTACCGTATTACCGCAACAATTGTTGATAGTTTGATTGAAGAAATGGCTTCCGCCTTAAAACGGGGAGAAACCATTGAATTAAGGAATTTCGGTGTGTTTGAGCTGCAGCATAGAAAATCTTCTATAGGAAGAAATATTTCCGCAGGTACAGCTGTAAAAATTCCTGAAAGATATGTTGTTGCGTTTCGTCCCGGAAAAAATTTGCGTGAAGCGGTTAAAGACTATCAACCGGATTCAGATAAATGAAAACTAGTATAGCGTTTTCTAATTAAGTTACTGTTAGTAATCGGAGCGATAGTAGTTTGCAGATTCAGCATTACTATGGTAAGTTGCTCACTGTTGCTCAATTCCAAACGATGTTTTGCCCGATACTCCTGCGTAAGCAGGCAAAACTCGTAGGCGAACCAAAGATAGAACTTCCAAGGGTTCGCCCTTGCGCCGTGTCGAGCTCTTTTTATGGAACTTTTTATGGTTTTTGTAAGGTGTATTAAAAAAATATGATCGAGTTATTAAAAAAACGCTGTGCGAGGAAAGACGCACTTTCAGTTTTTGCAATAAATTTTCTTTTTTTAATTATAGCTGCTCTTTTGTTTGCAGTTGCACATCCGAATCCGCTTTTTTCGCACGGCTTCCCGCCGGCTGCATACATTGCTTTTTTACCTGTTTTTTTGCTTATTCAACGAACAACCCTTATCTTTTCGTTTTTTTGGGGCGCGTTGTACGGCATTGCAAGTTATAGTTTATTTGCCTATTGGCTGGCGGTTTTTCATCCGGTTGCCTTATATGTTGTTATCATAATTTATGCGTTTTTTTTGAGTATTGTTTTTTTTCTTTTAAAACTTGCGGATCGCTATTTTCCGAAATATGGGTTTATCCTCCAATGGCTTATTTGGCTTGGATATGAGTACTGTAAAACAGTTGGATTTTTAGGTTTTCCTTATGGCATCATCGGGTATTCTCAATGGCGCGTTGTTTTTTTATTGCAGATTGCCGCAATTTTCGGTGTTTGGGCAGTTTCAGCTATTGTGGTATTTCCGTCAGCCTGGCTTGCTGCAAGCTTGAAAGGTTCTCATGGGCTCAAAGGTGCCGGAAAAAACGTATCGGCATTGTTTATTGAACATAAACTTTCTGCCTGCATATGGGTTGTTGCTTTTTTTCTGGTAAGTATTTTCGGCTTTTTTTCTCAAAAAGATTATTCAGCCGAAAAAAAAATGAGGTTGGCACTTATTCAACCGAACTCGGATCCATGGCAGGGAAATATTGAGACTTATAAACAAGATTTTCAGATTCTCGCCAAGCTTTCGGATGAAGCCCTTTTACATGAACCGGAAACCGAGCTTGTTGTGTGGCCTGAAACAGCTTTTATACCGAGGATTGATTGGCACTATCGGTACCGTGAAGATAGGGCTGCTTTTAATCTTGTGTCCGATTTGCTTACTTATATCGATTCAAAAAATACAGCCTTTTTGATTGGAAATGATGATGCGATAAAAGCAAATGTGAATGGATTTCCGGAAAGGCTTGATTATAATGCGGCTCTTTTATTTATTCCCCAAAAAAATACAATACCGCCGCAACCTGCAAAATACTGGAAAAAGCATCTGGTGCCTTTTACTGAACATTTTCCGTATAAAAGTATTTTTCCGAATATCCATCAATTGCTGATAGAACATGATACTCATTTTTGGGAAAAGGGGGCTGAATTTTCCGTTTTTAATGTAAATGCTGTTAAATTTTCCGTTCCGATCTGTTTTGAGGATAGTTTCGGGTATATCTCGCGGGAGTTTATAAAACGCGGTGCTCAGGTATTAATAAATATTTCAAATGATGCTTGGGCAAAAAGCTTGCCGTGCCAAAATCAACATTTAAGCATGGCGGTATTTCGAGCAGTGGAAAACCGCGTTTCAATGGTGCGTGCAACCGCTTCAGGGCAGACGGTTGCTATTGATCCGAACGGTAGAATTATTGCAGAGGCAGAGCCCTTTGTGCAAACTTTTTTATCCGCTGAAATTCCCGTAATAGCGAAGCCTTCTTCTTTGTATCTTTTTTTTGGGGATGGTTTGGGAGTATTTTTTTTGATTGCTGGCTTGGGACTCTTGATTAATGGTTTGATACAAAATATAGTTAGTAAAAAGGATGAATAATTTAAGAAGAGATAAAGTGTTGCCGGTAAAATCCGTAATAACGGAAGTCTCTTATATATTTTACTTTGTTGTTGAGGAAAAAATGAAAAGCTTTGAGAAAGGAAAAGATAAAAACATTACAATTTTGGGACGAGAAACCATTTTTGACGGTATTATGAAATTTACCGAAAATCTTTCAATCCGAGGAAAATTTACGGGAATTATTGATGCTCAAGGAGCATTAATAGTGGAAAAAGATGCGGCGTGTAAAGTACAATATGCTCGAGTTGTTTCTGCTGCAATAGACGGAAAATTTGAAGGTAATATAACTGCGGTCGATAGGGTAGAAATGCGTACAGGCTCCGTTGTTTCAGGCAATGTTACCTCCTCAAGAATTAGAATAGCCGATGATGTTGATTTTGAAGGTTCTGTACAAATGTTGCAAGATACGATAAACCAAAATCCGGATATTTTTTCGATTCAGTCGGAACAATTAAAAGAAAAATTTAGGCGATAGTCTTGTGATGACTAATGCGGAAAAAGTTTTTAAAGCGCTGAAACGACAGAATAAAATGCTGATTACTGCGGAATCTCTTACCGGAGGTTTGATAGCGGAGAAAATAACTGAAATTTCAGGTGCATCCGATGTGCTTTGGGGGGCCTTTGTGGTATATAATCCTGAGGCGAAACAAAAGCTTTTGGGAATTTCTAGCTCATTTTTAAAAACTTATGGTATTGTGAGCGAAGAAACCGCAAAGAAAATGGCGGAAAACGCTTTGAAAAAAATTGGAGACTGTAACAAAAAACTGGCTTATGCAATCGGCATTACGGGAATCGCAGGCCCTACCGGGGGTACTCCCGATACTCCTGTCGGAACGGTATGTATCGGTATTGCAGAAAAAGCAGGTGATACTATAATTGTAAAAACAAAAATTGAGGTTTTTTCAGGGTCGCGAAATGAAATTCGGGAGAAAGCAGCTGAAACCGCTTTGAGCTTACTTTCTAAGTACTTGACAGAAAAAAAATAAAAGAGTTATAATAGAGAAGCTTCCCTATTATAAAAGAAAATCAGGCATTATTATATATTCTGCAAACTAGTGATTTATATATACATTTACTATACATTTTAACAATGGAGAATTCCAATGACAGTAATTAAAGTCCGTCGTTCATCTGAGGCTGCTGAAAATTCCGGTGATATTACCGGTGGACAAGGAGAATTGAATTTAGAGGCTGAAACTTTGCAAGAACAAACGGAAATGAAGGTTGACGAACAAGAAGCGCAGGAAGAGACTGAAAAAAAACCTGCACAAAAACCGCGTATTCGTAAACGCGCCGCGCAAGGTGCGTCTGCCAGAAGCTCTGCGGCGGGTAGATCGCGAAAAACAGCCGCTGCAAAAGCGCTAACAGAAAGTGCCGCAGATTCTTCAGAGAGTGCTGAAAATATCGAAAATAAACCGAAACTTGTTATCAATGATTTAACCATGATGGGATTACACGCATTGCGCGATATTGCATCGCAATACGGTATTCCGCACGAAGACATGGTTGCAATGAAAAAACAGGAAATTATTTTTTATATTCTTAAGAATCACACTGCTGCCGGCGGCATTATTTTTGCCTCCGGCTCTCTTGAAACTTTGCCGGACGGGTACGGGTTTTTGCGGTCTCCTCAAAACAATTATTTGCCCGGTTCGGATGATATTTATATCTCTCCCAGTCAAATCCGGCTATTCAATCTTAAAACCGGGGATACGGTATATGGGCAAATACGTTCTCCAAAAGAGGGTGAGCGATTTTTTGCGCTTTTACGGGTAGAGTCGGTAAACTTTGAAGATGTTTCAAAATCACAAACAAGGATCCCTTTTGATAACTTAACGCCGCTTTATCCGAAAGAGAAGTTGAATCTCGAAACGACCACGGAAGAGATTTCGACAAGGATTATGAACCTGTTTTGTCCTATTGGAAAAGGTCAGCGAGCGTTAATTGTTGCACCTCCCAGAACCGGTAAAACAATCCTTATGCAGAAAATTGCGAATGCAATCACTGAAAATCATCCCGAAGTGTATCTGATCGTCTTGCTTATCGACGAGCGTCCTGAAGAAGTTACCGATATGGAGCGAACGGTAAAAGCGGAGGTTATTTCTTCAACTTTTGATGAGCAGGCAACACTTCATGTGCAGGTTGCAGAGATGGTGTTAGAAAAAGCAAAGCGGCTTGTGGAGCATAAAAAAGATGTGGTTATTCTTCTTGACTCAATTACTCGTCTTGCCCGCGCCTATAACCAAACAGTACCCACGTCGGGTAAAGTGCTTTCTGGCGGTGTTGACTCTAATGCCTTGCACAGACCTAAACGATTTTTCGGTGCGGCACGTAATATTCAGGAAGGGGGAAGCTTAACTATTATTGCAACCGCTTTGATAGAAACCGGAAGTCGTATGGATGAGGTTATTTTTGAGGAATTCAAGGGAACCGGAAATATGGAAATAAGTCTTGATCGAAGATTATCCGATCGCAGACTTTTTCCTGCAATTAATATTAAAAAATCGGGCACAAGAAAAGAAGAGCTTTTGCTTACCGAGGAAGAGTTGCAGCGTATTTGGGTTTTGCGCAAGGTTATCAATCCAATGGATGATGCGGAAATCATAGAATTGCTTATTGATAAAATGAAAAAAACAAAAGATAATAAAGCTTTCCTCAACTCAATGAATACAGGAGCCCTTGTCTAAAATTATAAAAAGAAGTATATTAGTGTCAAAACCAAACAATGTTTTTAGCTATTGAAAACCATCAGTCAAAATGAATCGCAAAAAATTTTGATAAACAGGCAAGTTTACGTTAATGCTTGCGCTTATCCGATGTGTTTTTGTTTTATAGTAAAACATCACGTATAAAACTGTGTTTTTTAGGTTTGATCTTGAAAAACATATAAAAATTTTTATGGGAGCGGATTATGCAAAAGGATATTCATCCTCGTTATGAAGAAACAAAGATTACCTGCGCATGCGGGAACGTTATTGAAACAAAATCTACGGTAAAAGATCTGAAGGTGGAAATTTGTTCAGCCTGCCATCCCTTTTTTACCGGAAAACAAAAGCTTGTTGATACGGCAGGACGTATCGATCGGTTCAAAAAGCGATATAGCATTAAAGATTAAAAATATAATGCAAAGTAGTTATGCTACTTTGCATTATATTTTTTGACTTTGGACAGGTACTTATGGAATGGTATATTTGGCTTATCATCGGAATCGCCTGTATAGGACTTGAATTAGTAATACCCGGCTTGGTAATAATCTTTTTCGGGTTCGGTGCCGTAGGGGTAGGGTTGTTAACCTTTATTCCGTTTGTTGATCATTATCTATGGGTACAAATCTTTCTTTTTATTATATTTTCTTTTTCATCTCTCTTTTTTCTTCGGAAACGATTTACCGGGGTTTTTACCGGCACAGTTTTCGGTGAGGATATCAAAAAAGATGCAGCGAATGAATTTGCGGAAGTGATTGAAGAAATAACTCCGCATAAAGAGGGTCGTATAAAATATGCCGGAACAACGTGGAATGCCCGCTCGTTATCGGAAGAACTTATTCCGCCAGGGACTTCGGTTCGGGTTTTACGTCGCGAGGGCATGGCCTATGTGGTAGATGTATAGACGATCAGTGCCTTCGCCAACGACAATTATTATAAAACAAAACTTTAGTTAATTTTTAATAGCATAATTTACATGTTATATTCATAAATTCGGTATGTAATATACTGTTTTGCGCCGAATTTTTCTATGTCTTTTGCCATAAATTGATTATATTCCCATACTTGTGAGCCTTCCAAATGAATAAAACCTTTTGCAATCGCATTTTGATGGGACTGTAAATAAATTGCAGGAGCGACCCCTTTGCTTCGATATGCAGGGTCAACAAACAATACCAGCATCCTCACTGATGTGAGTCGCTTTTTATACCACAGAAATTTTAAAAACCCAAAGGGGAAAATTCTGCCCTTCATTTTGCGCAAAATCTCATTATAATTGGGAATAGTAATATTAAATCCGATCGGCTCGTCTTTATCGTTTCTTGCAATAAAAATTAAATCAGGATCAGCAAAAGGCGCTAGCTGCTTTACAATCATGTCAACATCGCCTTTAGTTATCGGCATAAAATCTTCCCACTCATCCGGTAAGGAATTTTGTAAAACTTTTAGAATATCTGCTGAATCCCGCTCTAAACCTTCTTTTAAATTTATTTTATCAAGGCGAAAGTGAAAGCGTTCCATGAGCTTTGGGATAAGAGCCTGATAGCGGCTTACATCAATTTTTCTTAAATCCGCATAATATGCGTAACAATCGCAGTATTTTTGAAAGCCATATTGGGTAAAAAGGTCGTTATAATATTGATGATTATAAATATTCATAATAAAAGCCGGCGTATCAAAATTATCGATAATCATTCCTCGTGTATCATCCCCTGCCGGCAAAGACATCGGCCCCTTGATTCTGTTCATTCCTCGTTCTTTAAGCCAATCCTTTGCATAATCGAACATGGCTTTTGCAACCTCAAAATCATTGATACATTCAAACTGAGACAGATAACCGGTATGCATATTTCGATATGCATTAAGGTGTTCGTCGATTCCTATTAAAAGTCTGCCAACTGTTTCACCGTTTTTTTGAGCTATTATTTTTACGTGTGGACCTACATCTAAAAGCATATTATTAACACCGCAAACATATTTTTTATATTCGCTTATTAAAGGCGGGCACCAGTTTGGATTATTTTTATAAATTTTAAATGGAAGCATCGTAAATTCATGCAACCTTTTACCTTTTTCTATGTTTAAAATAGTAACGTTACTCATATTGAATCCTTAAATAGTAAAT contains these protein-coding regions:
- a CDS encoding N-acetylmuramoyl-L-alanine amidase; the encoded protein is MNGDKRIKTVLYAIIFFVFTSAIFAEGDYVSALDTAEKLNTFLSWDPLSEDFYFSKSGHRAQCRVGLPMMLLSGKELVFIAPPKIINSVLSISKETAIRLESFFGYSLEQPIYRIGAILIDPGHGGKDPGTHGSYTENGKTIVVKEKDITLKTSKELYELLKVRYPDKKILMTRYDDSFPTLDERVEMANSVKLNKYEAILYISVHANYSWNSKASGFEVWYLPPEYRREVISKDAVSKEIFPIVNSMLEEEFTMESIMIAQSILDGLDASIGKQSKKRGIMEQAWFVVRNAKMPSVLIELGFVSNPTEVRLLNTPSYLKKCAEGIYNGLVSFITHFEGSGGFTGEGRKKL
- a CDS encoding GerMN domain-containing protein, coding for MIFFNKTRIICWSILGILIIVLSLGYVTGTKRVRYLLFFQNLRNGNISCEQRYVPVQKFEDPVTALVSELLLGPQNHDFLRFADPETQANSCFVRGSDLYLDLPASILAPKIKTPDFHTVYELLKKNIFLNCKNVKQLYLYIDGRAAYETAYNTEE
- a CDS encoding flagellar filament outer layer protein FlaA, encoding MKRTFILGAIALLFSGAIAVAEQATLIDFGKLNADIVPDKNGNMTQNRRTIMDYGAVAGASYTDEQKAAMRSSLAIGQWEVILNSSSKNPVSVAVSHAVEAPVSEEAKSFAGERLLGVRVEFPTWNNNANAVIKPAFLIPAYETMTQVDDEGNLQEPSEEDKASGKGRFEDGYGAVNNVGVIKSIAVNTYGLNFPHGLFVLLRDQNNEVHRHFMGYLLFDGWKELVWNNPQYITDVKSREVRLYPVYPLAMPRVTFDGFLITRDAAHDGGPYIGYFKDVKVIYDKAVLNTARDFADEDIWGIQTAREMERKKIEVARFGQKQVLNYLEQQKMATETGFAPSEGSEAAREQGGQAEAAAAE
- a CDS encoding (p)ppGpp synthetase, whose translation is MSNTNPPDLPPKKELKKLYTGYIPHFSILLDRLEEHLKVLVKISTTPSYKTRIKTFESYYRKLLKFPQYAENTNFPVLTDLLGIRIICSFLQNLTEVEEILRQYFSIIEVERKGADRTFREFGYESTHILIEIPAEFRVGLTLPKRLILEVQIRTILQDAWAEVEHELVYKSEFSPFDLPLKRKLASINASLSLADIIFQEIRDYQNKLNAELDKRREDFYHKADVFTQSIVLPTVKTDSLSQITDTDINNGDLNRLETIDDLILSAIEAHNKMNFEKATAIYTKILEKTPNDIVMAVVYKHRGMAFFAQGDYQRAYSDFMESIAHNPDNFRIYYYTGIVLSIMGEDAKAIDFFDQSISLNQYQSHVYFRRALAKYRLNRYEAALKDLDISVSRGFSADEEKKLRAAIAKKLDME
- the rpsT gene encoding 30S ribosomal protein S20 encodes the protein MSNSASATKRHKQSEVRRIKNRAVKSAARTCAKKYLVAVGEKDAEKAQGLLRDLTKQLDTAARKGIISKNAAARKKSRMQKFYNISFA
- a CDS encoding HU family DNA-binding protein, whose product is MKKQKQTRASLTDLIYRKFGYDYRITATIVDSLIEEMASALKRGETIELRNFGVFELQHRKSSIGRNISAGTAVKIPERYVVAFRPGKNLREAVKDYQPDSDK
- the lnt gene encoding apolipoprotein N-acyltransferase — its product is MIELLKKRCARKDALSVFAINFLFLIIAALLFAVAHPNPLFSHGFPPAAYIAFLPVFLLIQRTTLIFSFFWGALYGIASYSLFAYWLAVFHPVALYVVIIIYAFFLSIVFFLLKLADRYFPKYGFILQWLIWLGYEYCKTVGFLGFPYGIIGYSQWRVVFLLQIAAIFGVWAVSAIVVFPSAWLAASLKGSHGLKGAGKNVSALFIEHKLSACIWVVAFFLVSIFGFFSQKDYSAEKKMRLALIQPNSDPWQGNIETYKQDFQILAKLSDEALLHEPETELVVWPETAFIPRIDWHYRYREDRAAFNLVSDLLTYIDSKNTAFLIGNDDAIKANVNGFPERLDYNAALLFIPQKNTIPPQPAKYWKKHLVPFTEHFPYKSIFPNIHQLLIEHDTHFWEKGAEFSVFNVNAVKFSVPICFEDSFGYISREFIKRGAQVLINISNDAWAKSLPCQNQHLSMAVFRAVENRVSMVRATASGQTVAIDPNGRIIAEAEPFVQTFLSAEIPVIAKPSSLYLFFGDGLGVFFLIAGLGLLINGLIQNIVSKKDE
- a CDS encoding bactofilin family protein, coding for MKSFEKGKDKNITILGRETIFDGIMKFTENLSIRGKFTGIIDAQGALIVEKDAACKVQYARVVSAAIDGKFEGNITAVDRVEMRTGSVVSGNVTSSRIRIADDVDFEGSVQMLQDTINQNPDIFSIQSEQLKEKFRR
- a CDS encoding CinA family protein, translated to MTNAEKVFKALKRQNKMLITAESLTGGLIAEKITEISGASDVLWGAFVVYNPEAKQKLLGISSSFLKTYGIVSEETAKKMAENALKKIGDCNKKLAYAIGITGIAGPTGGTPDTPVGTVCIGIAEKAGDTIIVKTKIEVFSGSRNEIREKAAETALSLLSKYLTEKK
- the rpmE gene encoding 50S ribosomal protein L31, with product MQKDIHPRYEETKITCACGNVIETKSTVKDLKVEICSACHPFFTGKQKLVDTAGRIDRFKKRYSIKD
- a CDS encoding NfeD family protein; this encodes MEWYIWLIIGIACIGLELVIPGLVIIFFGFGAVGVGLLTFIPFVDHYLWVQIFLFIIFSFSSLFFLRKRFTGVFTGTVFGEDIKKDAANEFAEVIEEITPHKEGRIKYAGTTWNARSLSEELIPPGTSVRVLRREGMAYVVDV